The proteins below come from a single Triticum aestivum cultivar Chinese Spring chromosome 5D, IWGSC CS RefSeq v2.1, whole genome shotgun sequence genomic window:
- the LOC123125691 gene encoding probable carboxylesterase 15 — MASSSPPHVVEDMRPFLQLLSDGTVIRFPDYNPLPSPSPPPDQPVVEWKDVVYDADHNLKLRVYKPPAASCGEKLPVLAYFHGGGYFMGSFEMPNFHACCLRLAGEIPAVVLSADYRLAPEHRLPAALDDAATFLSWVRGQAAAESADPWLAGSADLSRVFVCGDSAGGNIVHHMSVRLGLGSLSLDPARVAGCAMLCPLFGGAPACDQLWRLALPPESTRNRDHPLANPFAPGGPALDGVVLPPMLVVAAERDQLRGPTADYVARLKAMGKPVELVEFEGQDHGFFVIEPYGDAGSGVVRAVKRFVCDDG, encoded by the coding sequence ATGGCGTCCTCCTCCCCTCCGCACGTCGTGGAGGATATGCGCCCTTTCCTCCAGCTCCTCAGCGACGGCACGGTGATTCGTTTCCCGGACTACAACCCGCTCCCTTCCCCGTCCCCGCCGCCCGACCAGCCCGTTGTCGAGTGGAAGGACGTCGTGTACGACGCCGACCACAACCTCAAGCTCCGCGTGTACAAGCCACCGGCGGCCTCCTGTGGCGAGAAGCTCCCGGTGCTTGCCTACTTCCACGGCGGCGGGTACTTCATGGGCAGCTTCGAGATGCCCAACTTCCACGCCTGCTGCCTCCGCCTCGCCGGCGAGATCCCGGCCGTGGTGCTGTCCGCGGACTACCGCCTCGCCCCGGAGCATCGCCTCCCCGCGGCCCTCGACGACGCGGCGACCTTCCTGTCCTgggtgcgcgggcaggcggcggCCGAGAGCGCCGACCCCTGGCTCGCGGGGTCGGCGGATTTGAGCCGGGTGTTCGTTTGCGGCGACTCGGCCGGCGGGAACATCGTCCACCACATGTCCGTCCGTCTCGGGCTGGGCAGCCTCAGCCTCGACCCCGCGCGCGTCGCCGGGTGCGCGATGCTCTGCCCGCTGTTCGGCGGGGCGCCGGCGTGCGACCAGCTGTGGCGCCTGGCGCTGCCGCCGGAGTCCACGAGGAACCGCGACCACCCGCTGGCCAACCCATTCGCGCCCGGGGGCCCGGCGCTGGACGGCGTCGTGCTCCCGCCGATGCTCGTGGTGGCCGCCGAGCGCGACCAGCTGCGCGGCCCAACCGCGGACTACGTCGCGAGGTTGAAGGCGATGGGGAAGCCGGTGGAGCTCGTGGAGTTCGAGGGGCAGGACCACGGGTTCTTCGTCATCGAGCCGTACGGCGACGCCGGAAGCGGCGTGGTCCGGGCCGTCAAGCGATTTGTGTGCGACGACGGCTAG
- the LOC123123128 gene encoding probable glutamate carboxypeptidase PLA3, whose amino-acid sequence MPHASSPSSSPRPLRLARLLLPFGLLLLVSLLVLHGRPPGTRPGQSGTDPAALFLSLSPGANASIAADLLTLTSGPHLAGTPGAAGVAAYVLSRLRAAGLRTLTREYAPLLSYRAHASLALLAADRSLLAHLSTDEPADPGRRVVRPYHAYAPSGAAVAEAVFVNLGREEDLAALDRLGVSLRGRVAVAVRGGGYRGGVVARAAGRGAVAVLIAGRADGGVERGTVLLGGPGDPLTPGWAAADGAERLGFDHEAVRRRFPTIPSMPVSADTASAIVRSLGGPALPAEWRAGLGLEGHAGGVGPGPTLVNFTYQEDRKMATIKDIFAVIKGREEPDRYVILGNHRDAWTYGAVDPNSGTAALLDVARRLGIMLRSGWTPRRTIILCSWDAEEFGMIGSTEWVEENLGDLQSKAVAYLNVDCAVQGMGLFAGSTPQLDKLLIDVTRQVKDPDVEGKTVHDTWSTMNGGINIERLARTDSDFAPFLHHAGIPCVDLYYGKEFPGYHTALDSYIWMEKHGDPLFLRHLAITEIWGLLALRLANDLVLPFDYHTYASQLQEHTNVLADRMNNSQSVSVINGFINDLSSAATEVQKEAKELKLLDIHDGRGLIRRRLLNDRLLLAERSFLHAEGLQGRTWYKHLMYSPPEDYESELSFFPGIADAISRRGNQSTRQRQAAVRQELWRVAMAIQRAANVLRGEFGAHNKPINFSVSMAP is encoded by the exons ATGCCGCACGCCTCCTCGCCGTCTTCCTCGCCGCGGCCACTCCGCCTCGCGCGCCTCCTCCTGCCCTTCGGCCTGCTGCTCCTCGTCTCGCTGCTCGTGCTCCACGGCCGCCCGCCGGGGacccgccccggccaatccggcaccgaCCCTGCCGCGCTCTTCCTCTCGCTCTCCCCGGGGGCCAACGCCAGCATCGCCGCCGACCTGCTCACTCTCACGTCGGGGCCGCACCTCGCGGGCACGCCCGGGGCGGCGGGCGTGGCCGCGTACGTGCTCTCACGGCTCCGCGCCGCGGGGTTAAGGACGCTGACCCGCGAGTACGCACCGCTGCTCTCGTACCGGGCGCACGCCTCACTCGCGCTGCTCGCCGCCGACCGGTCCCTCCTGGCGCACCTGTCGACGGACGAGCCGGCGGACCCGGGCCGCCGCGTCGTGCGGCCCTACCACGCGTATGCTCCCTCCGGTGCGGCCGTGGCGGAGGCGGTGTTCGTCAACCTGGGCCGCGAGGAGGACCTCGCCGCGCTCGACCGGCTCGGGGTGTCCCTCCGCGGCCGCGTCGCCGTGGCGGTCCGCGGGGGCGGGTACCGCGGCGGGGTGGTGGCGCGCGCCGCGGGGAGGGGCGCCGTCGCAGTGCTCATCGCCGGCCGCGCGGACGGCGGCGTCGAGAGGGGCACAGTCCTCCTGGGGGGCCCCGGCGACCCGCTCACGCCCGGCTGGGCCGCGGCGGACGGCGCGGAGCGGCTAGGGTTCGACCACGAGGCGGTCCGGCGGCGGTTCCCGACGATCCCGTCCATGCCGGTGTCGGCCGACACGGCCTCGGCCATCGTGCGGAGCCTGGGCGGGCCGGCCTTGCCGGCGGAGTGGCGCGCGGGGCTCGGGCTCGAGGGCCACGCCGGCGGCGTCGGACCAGGCCCCACGCTGGTCAACTTCACCTACCAG GAGGACAGGAAGATGGCTACGATAAAGGATATTTTTGCTGTCATAAAAGGACGCGAAGAACCTGATCGTTACGTGATCCTTGGGAACCACCGAGATGCATGGACGTATGGAGCAGTTGATCCTAATAGTGGGACAGCTGCGCTTCTTGATGTTGCTCGCCGTCTTGGAATAATGCTGCGGTCAGGTTGGACACCACGGAGGACTATCATTCTTTGTAGCTGGGATGCTGAAGAGTTTGGAATG ATCGGGTCAACTGAATGGGTCGAAGAGAACCTTGGAGATCTTCAATCCAAAGCTGTAGCTTACTTGAATGTTGACTGTGCTGTGCAAGGCATGGGGCTTTTCGCTGGTTCTACTCCCCAGTTGGATAAGCTCTTGATCGATGTTACAAGACAG GTAAAGGATCCAGATGTTGAAGGAAAGACAGTTCATGATACATGGAGTACAATGAATGGCGGCATCAAT ATAGAGAGACTTGCCAGAACTGATTCTGATTTCGCCCCATTTCTCCATCATGCTGGAATTCCTTGTGTGGACTTGTACTATGGAAAAG AATTTCCTGGATATCATACTGCACTTGACTCTTATATCTGGATGGAAAAGCATGGTGATCCATTGTTTCTTCGTCATTTGGCTA TTACCGAAATTTGGGGACTACTAGCGCTTCGCTTGGCAAATGATCTTGTGTTGCCTTTTGATTACCACACATATGCCTCACAGTTGCAG GAGCATACAAATGTACTTGCTGACAGGATGAACAATAGTCAATCAGTCAGTGTCATAAATGGATTCATCAATGATCTTTCCAGTGCAGCTACAGAAGTTCAGAAGGAGGCAAAG GAACTAAAGCTGCTGGATATACACGATGGACGCGGTCTTATAAGGAGGCGGCTGTTGAACGACCGCCTTCTGCTAGCCGAAAGAAGCTTCCTGCACGCGGAAGGACTCCAAGGAAGAACATGGTACAAGCATCTG ATGTACTCGCCACCGGAGGACTACGAGAGCGAGCTCTCGTTCTTCCCGGGGATCGCGGACGCCATCTCTCGGCGAGGGAACCAGAGCACGAGACAACGGCAGGCGGCGGTGCGGCAGGAGCTGTGGAGGGTCGCCATGGCGATCCAGAGGGCCGCAAATGTGCTCAGAGGTGAATTTGGCGCACACAACAAACCTATAAATTTCAGTGTCTCCATGGCTCCGTGA
- the LOC123125690 gene encoding probable carboxylesterase 15 has protein sequence MASSSPPHVVEDVPPFLQLLSDGTVIRFTDGYPLPIPSPPPGQPVVDWKDVVYDASHGLKLRIYRPAAASSSGNKLPVIVYFHGGGYSIGSFDMPNFHACCVRLAGELPAVVLSADYRLAPEHRFPAGLDDAANVVSWVRGQAAAVGDNADPWLSETADFDRVFVAGDSAGGGVVHHTAVRLASGRLGPLEPVRVAGCAMLCPMFGGEERTASEAEFPPGPFLSLPAVDQAWRLVLPPGSTRDHPLANPFGPDSPALDGVALPPMLVVAAAHDLLRDRAADYAARLKAMGKPVELVEFEGQHHGFFAVEPYGDAGSEVVRLVKRFVYGNGGASD, from the coding sequence ATggcgtcctcctcgccgccgcacGTCGTGGAGGACGTGCCCCCGTTCCTGCAGCTCCTCAGCGACGGCACGGTGATCCGCTTCACGGACGGCTACCCGCTCCcgatcccgtcgccgccgcccggccaGCCCGTCGTCGACTGGAAGGACGTCGTGTACGACGCCAGCCACGGCCTCAAGCTCCGCATCTACAGGccggcggcggcctcctcctccgggAACAAGCTCCCGGTGATCGTCTACTTCCACGGCGGCGGGTACAGCATCGGCAGCTTCGACATGCCCAACTTCCACGCGTGCTGCGTCCGCCTCGCCGGCGAGCTCCCGGCTGTGGTGCTCTCTGCAGACTACCGCCTCGCCCCCGAGCACCGGTTCCCCGCGGGCCTCGACGACGCGGCGAACGTCGTGTCCTGGGTGCGCGGCCAGGCAGCGGCTGTTGGAGACAACGCCGACCCATGGCTCTCGGAGACGGCGGACTTCGACCGGGTGTTCGTCGCCGGGGACTCGGCCGGCGGGGGCGTCGTCCACCACACGGCCGTCCGCCTCGCGTCGGGCCGGCTCGGCCCCCTCGAGCCCGTTCGCGTCGCCGGGTGCGCGATGCTCTGCCCGATGTTCGGCggggaggagaggacggcgtcggaggcggAGTTCCCGCCGGGCCCGTTCCTGTCGCTGCCGGCGGTCGACCAGGCGTGGCGCCTGGTGCTGCCGCCTGGGTCCACGAGGGACCACCCGCTGGCCAACCCGTTCGGCCCGGACAGCCCGGCCCTTGACGGCGTCGCGCTGCCTCCGATGCTCGTGGTGGCCGCCGCGCACGACCTGCTGCGCGACCGCGCCGCGGACTATGCCGCGAGGCTCAAGGCCATGGGGAAGCCGGTGGAGCTCGTGGAGTTCGAGGGGCAGCACCACGGGTTCTTCGCCGTCGAGCCGTACGGCGACGCCGGCAGTGAGGTGGTCCGGCTCGTCAAACGGTTTGTCTACGGTAACGGCGGCGCCTCCGACTAA